The Granulicella sibirica genome has a segment encoding these proteins:
- the ftsA gene encoding cell division protein FtsA codes for MNQKPENLITVLDAGNAKSCVLVAEVADGVLRYRGHGIEVSRGMRKGLIAELGPAAEAINRAALTAERLARAGIESCVVGIGGAHVKGINSRGGISMGSRMREITREEVRAAVDRARSIALPPDREVLHLLPQEFILDDQAGIHDPVGMVGNKLEVNLHLSTCSGGVAQSVITCANRAGLEVTDTVYEGIASAEAVLSADERELGVCVADIGASTTELAVFFEGSIAHTAVIPLGGDHFTNDLAVGLHVTVEEAEELKKVYGNCVVTSVPQLNEIEIGREQPRLVRQRFLAEILEPRARELFTMLRDNLRQGGVLEALGAGCVLTGGGARMVGLQDNAESLLRVPVRIGLPVPMSRMPAELAGPEFATAVGMLLYTHRTQIRRAHETQGFRAKLRGIFAGNA; via the coding sequence ATGAATCAGAAGCCTGAAAACCTGATTACGGTGCTGGATGCGGGGAATGCGAAGAGCTGCGTGCTGGTGGCCGAGGTCGCCGACGGTGTGCTGCGGTATCGCGGGCATGGCATCGAGGTGTCGCGTGGGATGCGCAAGGGGCTGATCGCGGAGCTTGGGCCGGCGGCTGAGGCGATCAACCGGGCGGCGCTAACGGCGGAGCGGCTGGCACGGGCGGGGATCGAGTCGTGCGTTGTCGGGATTGGCGGGGCGCATGTGAAGGGGATCAACAGCCGGGGCGGCATTTCGATGGGAAGCCGGATGCGCGAGATTACGCGCGAGGAGGTTCGGGCGGCGGTTGACCGGGCGCGTTCGATTGCACTGCCGCCGGACCGGGAGGTACTTCATCTTCTGCCGCAGGAGTTCATCCTCGACGACCAGGCGGGGATTCACGATCCGGTGGGGATGGTGGGGAACAAGCTTGAGGTGAATCTGCATCTTTCTACCTGCTCGGGTGGGGTGGCGCAGAGCGTGATTACGTGCGCGAACCGGGCAGGGCTCGAGGTGACGGATACGGTGTATGAGGGGATCGCGTCGGCGGAGGCTGTACTTTCAGCCGACGAGCGTGAGCTTGGGGTGTGCGTCGCGGATATTGGGGCTAGTACGACCGAGCTGGCTGTGTTCTTTGAGGGGTCGATCGCGCACACGGCTGTCATTCCACTTGGCGGGGATCACTTCACGAACGACCTTGCGGTCGGACTGCATGTGACGGTCGAAGAAGCGGAAGAGTTGAAGAAGGTGTACGGAAACTGCGTGGTGACGTCCGTGCCGCAGTTGAACGAGATCGAGATCGGGCGAGAGCAGCCGAGGCTGGTGCGGCAGAGGTTTCTGGCCGAGATTCTGGAGCCGAGGGCGCGGGAGCTGTTCACGATGCTGCGCGACAACCTGCGGCAGGGTGGGGTGCTGGAGGCGCTTGGGGCTGGATGCGTCCTGACTGGCGGGGGGGCGCGGATGGTGGGGTTGCAGGATAACGCGGAGAGCCTGCTGCGCGTGCCGGTGCGGATCGGGTTGCCGGTGCCGATGTCGAGGATGCCGGCGGAGCTGGCGGGGCCGGAGTTCGCGACGGCGGTTGGGATGCTGCTCTATACCCATCGGACGCAGATCCGGCGGGCGCACGAGACGCAGGGGTTCCGGGCCAAGCTGCGTGGGATCTTTGCGGGAAATGCCTAG
- a CDS encoding cell division protein FtsQ/DivIB: MVLSRLQDRDGLNALLGEFLCGYPLPVALRMDRRRGYSEGDTGQVAAGCGFAAGVRSQEESIMAMQAIREERYADSETGRAGQRIGTVPERKLRRAYGESATGGSEVPGLSKTRRSGFGSGFRLTFRRGAVPKTTRGRVLAGVALVAGLGLVATAAYETQKFLLHDERFVIPASSSIQIEGNSHLTRAQLLSVFGEDVERNVFNISLADRREELERLPWVAHATVMRLLPNRLRVSIVERTPVAFVRQGSQIGLVDKNGVLLDMVGDSASDAADSKDFGKRYSFPVVTGISADEPLSVRAARMKIFERFTGDLDSTNENISARLSEVDLSNPEDVKALIPDQATEIMVHFGETDFLQRYRKFEEQLPGWRTQYPKLASADMRYERQVVLEMQQGAAIPVAGGSGEVGPAAHLKAPAKAVAHPVTAHPVTAHPVTVHPVTVHPVTVHPVTVHPVTVHPVTVHPVTVHPVTVHPAVAKAKSVFGSPHFPDAKTGR, translated from the coding sequence TTGGTTCTGTCTCGTCTCCAGGACCGCGACGGGCTGAATGCGCTTTTGGGTGAGTTCCTGTGTGGGTACCCCCTGCCGGTGGCGCTTCGAATGGATCGGCGTCGAGGCTATAGTGAGGGAGATACGGGCCAGGTTGCGGCAGGGTGTGGGTTCGCGGCGGGCGTGCGAAGTCAGGAAGAGTCGATTATGGCCATGCAGGCGATCAGAGAAGAACGGTATGCGGACTCGGAGACGGGCAGGGCGGGGCAGCGGATCGGCACCGTTCCGGAACGGAAGCTGCGCCGTGCCTATGGAGAGAGTGCGACCGGTGGCAGCGAGGTTCCGGGTCTCAGCAAGACGCGGCGTTCGGGATTCGGGTCGGGGTTCCGGCTGACATTTCGACGGGGAGCCGTTCCGAAGACGACGCGGGGGCGGGTGCTGGCGGGGGTGGCGCTGGTTGCGGGGCTCGGTTTGGTGGCGACTGCCGCGTACGAGACCCAGAAGTTTTTGCTGCATGATGAGCGATTTGTCATTCCGGCGTCTTCGTCGATCCAGATCGAGGGGAACAGCCACCTGACGCGGGCGCAGTTGTTGAGCGTGTTCGGCGAGGATGTGGAACGGAACGTTTTCAATATCTCGTTGGCGGATCGGCGGGAAGAACTCGAACGTCTGCCGTGGGTGGCGCATGCGACGGTGATGCGCCTTCTGCCGAATCGGCTGCGGGTGTCGATCGTGGAGCGTACGCCGGTGGCGTTTGTGCGGCAGGGAAGCCAGATCGGGCTGGTGGATAAGAACGGTGTGCTTCTGGATATGGTCGGCGATTCGGCTTCGGATGCGGCCGACTCGAAGGATTTTGGGAAGCGGTATTCGTTTCCTGTCGTGACGGGGATCAGCGCCGACGAGCCGCTTTCAGTGCGGGCGGCGCGGATGAAAATCTTCGAGAGGTTCACCGGGGATCTGGACAGCACGAATGAGAACATCTCAGCGAGATTGAGCGAGGTGGATCTTTCGAATCCGGAGGATGTGAAGGCGCTCATTCCAGACCAGGCGACGGAGATCATGGTTCATTTTGGGGAAACGGACTTCCTGCAGCGGTACCGGAAGTTCGAGGAGCAGTTGCCGGGGTGGAGAACGCAGTATCCGAAGCTTGCCTCGGCCGATATGCGCTATGAGCGGCAGGTCGTGCTCGAGATGCAGCAGGGGGCGGCGATTCCGGTGGCCGGCGGGTCGGGCGAGGTCGGTCCGGCCGCGCATCTGAAGGCTCCCGCGAAGGCGGTGGCTCATCCTGTTACCGCTCATCCTGTTACCGCTCATCCTGTTACCGTTCATCCTGTTACCGTTCATCCTGTTACCGTTCATCCTGTTACCGTTCATCCTGTTACCGTTCATCCTGTTACCGTTCATCCTGTTACCGTTCATCCTGTTACCGTTCATCCTGCCGTGGCAAAGGCGAAGAGTGTTTTTGGGTCGCCGCACTTTCCGGATGCGAAGACGGGGCGGTAA